The Drosophila sechellia strain sech25 chromosome 2R, ASM438219v1, whole genome shotgun sequence nucleotide sequence CGGATCAGGACAATCACATAAATTACGAAGAGTTCGTCAACATGATGACAATGCGATAGCCTCCATGTGAGTACTCGAATAGAAGGCTAGCTCGATTTCGATCCAACAAAAAGTAGGCGTTCTGTCTGTGTTCAGTTCAAATTCTTTATGTTCATTGTTAAAGGAGCTTACACTAACAAAAGCACAACATAAAACATTAGTccaatacaaaaaaaaaaaaaaaaaaaaaaaaaacttttgaaacAATGAGCGGCAGCTTGACCGATGCCCAGATTGAAGAAATCCGAGAAGCATTCAGTGTGTATGACAAGGAACGGTCCGGATGGGTTTCCGTCCAACAGCTCGGCGGAGTAATGCGGGCCCTTGGAGAGAGTCTCACCGAGGCGGAGATCTACGACCTGGCCAACGAATGTGACGTGGACTTCGGTGGACAGGTACAGTTCAAGGACTTTCTATACGTGATGAGCAAACGGCTGGAGGAGCAGAACAGTCTGGTCTGCCTAAAGCAGGCCTTCAAGATCTTCGATCGCAACGAAGTGAACAGCTTTACGATTAACGAGATCAGAATGGTGATGACCAACCTGGGCGAGAAGATGTCCGAAGAGGACTTGCGCGAGTTGTTCCAGGACATTGATCAGGACAAAGATGGAAAGATCTCCTTCAACGACTTTGTTACTGCCATGCGAAGCTAGGAATTCCAAATTGTAGGCACAAATTAACCACGAACCCCTTTCGAAAGAGCCCAACCCAGTCGCGTTTTCCCTACGCCTAGGCGGCACCACTTGAAATTCCCACCAAATTCCTTTGGCTCACTCAGCGCAGCGCCAGAAAGTCGGCAGTTAAAACCTTGTCCCGAGAAGTCcacttgtgtgtgtgtccatGTGGCACGGCGCGTGACTCCGAAACGGTCGCATGTGCCTAATGGCCGCTGGGGAGTGCCAGGATATTCGAAAGGGTGATGGCGATGGGCAAGAGCAATCATAAAAACGAGCCACGCTGATTATTTAAATAtgccaatttaaatatttgaccATGTGCTGGACTGGACTGGACTCGCTGGTTCCCTTTTCGTCTGACCAAGTTTACAAGTGGCATGATTTTGGGTTCAAGTCTTATCGCACCTTGCTCTTTAAATTACCTTGTTATCTATTGGCAACCTTAATACGCATACAACATACATTGTCCATGACTCATTCGGCAATTATAAAAAGCACGCCTTGCCAATAAAATATTGTCAAGTGACTAATAATTTGTAGGGGGGAAAggtttataaatttaaatgcgcCTTCGGCCCAATCAAAAGAAAATCATGTTTAGTCTTTTAGAGAAAGAATGAATGATGTTGAGTTCAGAGAAATGTTTCGTGTGATGTAGTATAGGTATAGAATTACCTGGAAAGATTTCACAAATGATTAATTCTTCTTCGTTGCCAATGCCTATTTGTAAGAGGGAAGCACCCACAATAAACCTAAAAATACTTAGTTATagctcaattaaaaaatgaatACATCAGCTTCTTTACTTAACATCCAATCCATAGCCCCCACAGCAAGAAAATTAGTCGAATTACAGCAGCAAACCCACGGACTTATTAACGTTAATCAAAAGTCGAGAGGTCAGTCCGACGTTCATATGCTTCTAGCGCCTCATATGGATAATTTAAATGGGTTATCGTTCAGCTACAGTTTAATTGCATTGCTCTGCATGTGAGTGGCGGCGCGACATTGAACCGATGGCTATAGGCAATCAATAGCGCCTGTTTGCTCCTCACACAGGTAAATATGAAATACGAGTAATCGCTGTGCAAGCGCATTGATAAAGTCCGCGCTCCTCGCTGTAATTTAAGTCATTGATTAGTGTCGTCCATTAAGAAAGTTGACACAAATTGGGCAAATGGGGCAGCAttataatttgaaattagaaagaaaaaaatggaaaacattcAGCTTATTTCCGAGAAATACTCTATAATTGGCTAATTTACTAAATAAATTTCTGCTTGACTTATATAGCAGTTCCGTATACCCACAGTTTTGATTCGAATTGTTGTATTCAATCCCAACGCACCTGTTTGATTCCCACGAAGCGAGCCCTCGCAATAAGAACCAAAAGGGTGGGATTTAGCTACTTCCGCATGAAAATTTGATACTACTTTTAGGTGGACTCTGGACATAGGCAcgctttaaaaatatatagtttataATAGAATAGCTAATGGAAAACACCCTAGCTGTGCTATGAATATGTCTTAGTCACAGAAATAATTGTGCACTCACTGGAAGTGTTCGACATGCATCAAGTGCTGGCAGTCGAACAGTCAATCACTTTAATGGTAAATCTATATGCTTGCCTATATTAGTATGATGTGGAAATTTAATCAAACACATATCGTAGTTCGAGTTAAATATGTGTAGATGTAGCAGTACTGGTGCACAAACCAGTTGGGTAAAGAATGCATTTCAACAAACGAACGAACAATGCCTTAGATTTTGATGCAATTGTGGGAACTGGTTTACAGACAATTTAGCTTCATATGCGTTGAATTCACTTTTCGGGTGGAGAAGATACGTTGATCCCTATCAAAACAGTGGTATTACTAATTAATGCTTCCATTATCTCAGTTTGTCATGATAGCAACATCGTAGGTTTCTGTTTACCTCGCTGAGATAACAGCCAGTTGTAAACTTTGAAGCAGAGACTCTGATTTACGGC carries:
- the LOC6608087 gene encoding calmodulin-1, encoding MSGSLTDAQIEEIREAFSVYDKERSGWVSVQQLGGVMRALGESLTEAEIYDLANECDVDFGGQVQFKDFLYVMSKRLEEQNSLVCLKQAFKIFDRNEVNSFTINEIRMVMTNLGEKMSEEDLRELFQDIDQDKDGKISFNDFVTAMRS